The following nucleotide sequence is from Candidatus Cloacimonadota bacterium.
TTAGAGAGCAATACCTGATGAATTCGAGTCAACTTGGCTTCTGGCACAGCAATTGCTTTCTTATCAATAAATAAAGGAGGAAATGGTGAAAAAATTTTCATTATTGATTATTTTGGTTTGCTTTGTTATCAGCTTATCTGCCGAAATGCAGCAAGCCACCACAAGAAATGCAGAACTCGACGCCCACAATCATTCTGCAAAAGTTTATGAACCCACTTCCCGTGATGTTCCCAACTGGGAAATCGGAATAGATCCCGTAAGCCTTATCACAAACTATTACGATTATCAACCAGGTAGTTATAATAGTATTTCTGTGCGGGTGCAGCCCGATGGTGGAAAGTATATGATTTTCCACGGACGTGAAACTGCAGCTTCCACAAGACGTGTGTATTATGCTTATGTGGATGCAGCTGGAAATTTAACCAACGTAGCAACTATTGGAACGGATGATGTTAACGAAGGTTATCCTGGAATCAGCATCGATCCCGAGACTCAAAACCCGATCACAGCCTGGCATGGAAATTTTGATGAATCCAATACAGATTTTGAAATTGTTGTCTCTTACGATCTTTACCATCTGGGAAGTCCGGGACTTTGGAAAACACCATTTATTGTTATCGATGATGCAACTCAATCACCCAACATGCCGGACGATGAATTCAACTGGCCTTACACTTTTATCGGTCCGTCTCCAGTTACTGGAAAACGTCGTGTTTATGTTGTAGCTACAAACTTTGACAATGCGCCAAGTGGTGATCCATCAGAGAACGTAATGATCGCTTTTGCTGATTTTGATGAAAATGATTTCAATGCACAGTCAGAACTGGATTGGTCTTATCGTACAATTCCGCAAATGGATGCCTGGCACAATGAAGATCCTGAATGGATGCGGCCAAATGGTGCAACAGCAGTTTCCAATGATGGAAGCATCGCACTTTTTGGATATGTTATCACAGATGGCGAAACATCTACAACTCCGGATCAGATGTATTGCTTCGTGAATGACAATTATGGCGAAGGAGACTTTGAAATGCATCTGGGACAGGCAGAATTTGATATCGATAATCCTCAGAACCAGGATGGAACTTATCGCTTTGTAGATGATCAAACGGGTCAACCGCTTCAGTTGTATATGGCACCAACACTGTGTAATCATCAAAACGTGATGTTTACCGATAATAATTCAA
It contains:
- a CDS encoding T9SS type A sorting domain-containing protein; its protein translation is MKKFSLLIILVCFVISLSAEMQQATTRNAELDAHNHSAKVYEPTSRDVPNWEIGIDPVSLITNYYDYQPGSYNSISVRVQPDGGKYMIFHGRETAASTRRVYYAYVDAAGNLTNVATIGTDDVNEGYPGISIDPETQNPITAWHGNFDESNTDFEIVVSYDLYHLGSPGLWKTPFIVIDDATQSPNMPDDEFNWPYTFIGPSPVTGKRRVYVVATNFDNAPSGDPSENVMIAFADFDENDFNAQSELDWSYRTIPQMDAWHNEDPEWMRPNGATAVSNDGSIALFGYVITDGETSTTPDQMYCFVNDNYGEGDFEMHLGQAEFDIDNPQNQDGTYRFVDDQTGQPLQLYMAPTLCNHQNVMFTDNNSKVKFLGNMNMLVHPADWFPDLPMMYPKVYTFDLNTEEFTFQDLYITGANPNDNIPMLPWDLDEDGQVDEYDADGIVTWVDGWPVFHYDYDVAFHENRWQLTQNEDNDWMVAVWSEGLKSRLGNVPEPGYEDWAEFPEIAVAISNDGGENWSDAILMNAKTDDDNYVPEFDGMIPCYVYTGDVIQDLGDGWGRVDLMFLDDNSYGSSIQGYGENLGGTMIYTAIDIEFGNPNNTEPNTIPAIVELKQNYPNPFNPSTTISYNLKEAAEVELEIFNVKGQKVRTLVQEHQNAGEHQVTWQGKDDNFRNVSSGVYFYKMKSGNLTTTKKMILLK